TTTAGCGATAATGAAATGGTCCCTTTGCTTGCTGGCAAAGGGATTTTTCGTTTAATGATGTTATCATAATGATTCGTTCATTGCGTTCAGCAATGAAGGGGTTGTTCATTTTCATTCGGGGATTTTTGGGTGCTGGTGCCGGGTAATTTTGTGGGCATGTTTATTAATCCCCCACACGAAATAGATATAGAAATTGATGGTCTTACGGATAGCATTGTTTGTTGTAAGACGGATACTCGTTATGAGACAAAAATTTTGAAATTAGAGGAGCAGGATTTAAAGCGACTGCAAATGCGGAAGGGTTGGAAGTTTGACTGGTCAATAGAATATGGTTATGCGGACAGACAGGTATATAAGCTAGTGATAGCTGGCAAAGAAAAGATAATACAAGGAGTAGTTAGTTGTAGACCTAACTATGATCATTTTATAATGCATACAATTGAAAGTGCTCCTGCTAACATAGGAAAGAAAAAGAAATATCGGGGTGTAGCTGGTAATCTTGTTGCTTATGTTTGCAAGCTGTCATTAGATCATGGATATAATGGTGTTATATTATTTACACCGAAAACTAATTTAGTTGAACATTATATTGAAACTTTAAATGCAGTGATTTTTAGGGACCAAAAAATGGTTATATTTGAAGAGGCAGCACAAACGCTAATTAATAAATATTTTCCCACTTAAATTGTACTTTATGGGCCGAACAATAGATCCGGATTTATTTGAGGGTACGGTTGCTCCAACAACGGAAAAAGATCTTGAATTTTTTAGAAATTATTTTCGCATATGCAAATCAATTGGTAGGTATGTTATAGGTGCACCGCGCAAACGCAAACGCCGACTTAGCCGTTGGTCAAGGAAATTCAATAATCAATAAAAATAGAAAAGGTTAATCATCCGATTAACCTTTTTTTATTCCCAGAATCAAAATGATCTGTTCTTTTCATTCACTTTTTAGATCGCTTATTCTGTTTCATTCAGCGATTTATAATGGTATGAACATCTGTAAATTGCGGCTATGGAATTCAAAAATATAAAAGGTGTAGCGCCACGAAATTATGATGATTACGAACCTGGTTACGCTGGCTCACAGAGGTATAAATATACCAGGAAGGATAAGATGATTATAAGCATGATTTTTAGAGTCCATAAGGCCACAGGTAAGATCATGAAATGGCCGCCTAACAGACGTAAACGACCATTTAGCTTTTGGTCAAGGAAATTCTGATGCGCTAGAATTTAAACTGCGCCACCATCTCCGGATTATCCAGCTTTGTGCTCTGCCTTTTACCTCCTACAATCACATGAATCATATTTATCTGTGAACTATGCTGTTCGTATAGCACATCGTTTCTTACTTCCACATTTTTAGGTGCCGGCACGCCTTCTGCTTCGAGGAAACTCCATACGGCATCTTCCTCTATCTTATATCCGATAAAATGTAATGGGATCACTTTCCCATCCGCTTTTATGATCAGGTGCTGGGAGAGATAGGTCGCGATAAATCCTTCCACCTGTTTACGGTTAGCTGGCTTCGCAATGTCAAAACTAGTTTTAAACTGCTTTTTAAGCGTATTTTCCAGGTCATCGGCAAAAATCCGGGTACTTACCTGTAATTCCTTTTTCCCCGCATCATGGGTGATTTCTGTGACACTGGCATAGAAAGGATGCATGGTTGTCATCCATAAAGCCAGCCACCATTTACATAACAATAATCCCACTGGACAAAAAATTTGTAAAAGTTTAACTTTTTCAGACTATAATTACCAAATTTAGTCAAAAGTAGTGCAATGGATGGTTTGTATTTTAAGTTGGGTTGGCAGCACATTATCAACTGGGACGCCTATGACCACATATTATTCATAATCGCACTGTGTGCCATGTACCTGTTGAAAGACTGGAAGAAAGTACTGATACTCGTTACCGCCTTCACCATCGGACATTCTAT
The Chitinophaga sp. Cy-1792 genome window above contains:
- a CDS encoding DUF6702 family protein codes for the protein MGLLLCKWWLALWMTTMHPFYASVTEITHDAGKKELQVSTRIFADDLENTLKKQFKTSFDIAKPANRKQVEGFIATYLSQHLIIKADGKVIPLHFIGYKIEEDAVWSFLEAEGVPAPKNVEVRNDVLYEQHSSQINMIHVIVGGKRQSTKLDNPEMVAQFKF